The sequence below is a genomic window from Rhodococcus sp. 4CII.
CCGGCCGGCGGGGGCGGGGCCCGACGCTCGTCGACCGAGGTACTCGCGATCCGCTCGTGCACACTGCCCCGCGATCTCGTGTCCACCCGCGTCCATCTCACGGAGGTTCCGAAATGACGACGCCCGCAACCGTTCAGCGAGTCGACGCACTCGCCGACGTCCGTGCCGGCGACAAGGGCGACACTCTCATCGTCGCCGTGCTGGCCCGCGACCACGCCGCCTACCGTCATCTCACCGAGAGGCTGACCGAAGACGTCGTCGCCGCCCACTACGGTGAACTGGTCACCGGGACGGCCCGGCGCACCGTGCAGCCGAACCTGCTGGCGATGGTGGTCGAGTTGCCCGGCGTCCTCGGCGGCGGCGTCACCGGTTCACCCGCACTCGACGGGCACGGCAAGACGCTGGGTTACCACCTGCTCAGTCTCGAAATCTGATGGGCTATGCGGGATTACGATCCCGAGACGCGGCCAGGGTGGCCGCCAGCGCCGGACGGTCGAGCTTGCCGCGCGGGGTCCGCGGCAGACTGTCGACCACGAGAACCTGCACCGGCATGCTCGGGCTCGGCAGCGTGGCCCGCAAGTGCCGCCAGATGTCGCTGGACCTCGGCTCGGCGCCGTCCACGACGATCGCGGCGGCCGGCGCCTCGCCCATCCGACTGTCGGGCACGCCGATGCACGCCGCCTCCACGACACCGGGGAGCGCGATCAGTGCGGCTTCGACGGCGGCAGGTTCGACGTTGAGGCCCGCCCGGATCACCGTGTCGGTGGCGCGGCCGAACAGGTGCAGGCCGGTGCCCACCACCCGGCCGCGGTCTCCTACCGTCATCCACCCGTCGGAAGGTCCGTCCACCACACCGTCTTCGGTGAGGTACCCGTCGAACAGCATGTCGCTGCGCACGTAGACCAGACCGTCGCGGATCTCCACGTCGACACCGTCGAACAATTCGCCTACCGAATGCTCGTCGTCCGCGCCGAGTCCCCTGTCGAACGACACGAAGCTCAATTCGGATGCTCCGTAGAAGTGCACGAGCGACGCATTCGGCAGGACGTCCTGCAACGCCTCACGCCCCGTGCGCGGCCAGCGGGCCGCCGAGGACAGCACCTCCCGGATACTTCCGACCGTCCCGATCCCCGACCGCACCACGTCCCAGGCGATGGTCGGTACCGAATACAGATGCGTCGGCGCGTCGAGCAACGACTGCGTGACCGGCCGCAGATCCACCGTCGCGCCGCGGGTGAGGGCGTGCAGCGCGCCGTACAGGAAATGCGTGTGGTCGAGGACTCCGGGCACCGACACGCGGTCTCCACTGCCGATGTCGAACGTCGTGTCGGATCGATCGAGAGTCGTGGCCCACGACCGCTGGTTGCGCACGAACAGGTTCGGCTCACCGGTGGTGCCGGAGGTGATGCCGACCAGCAGTTCGGCGCCGGGGTGCGCCCGGCGTGCGATTCCGTCGGATTCCAGGCTGCCGGCGGTCTCGATGGTGCCGTCGAATCCCAATCTCCGAAGCCGGGTGTGCTGGTTGGGTGCGGCCACCACGGCGCCCGGCTTCGCGAGTTCGAGTACCCGAGTCAACTGCCCGGGCAGCAGGTGCCGGTGCAGCAGCACAACACTGACACCCGCGTGCATCGCCGCCGCGACGGCGACCAGTGACCCGACGTCGGATGTCGGCAGCACGGCGAGCCGGTCCATGCCGTCGAGCCCGGCCGCGGTCCGTGCGACCCTCGTCCAGAATCGGCCGTAGTCCACGGTTTCCCGAGCGGACACCACCGCGACGGTGTCCCCGTTCTCGGTCGCGCGCGCCGCGATCCGCTCGGCGAGCAACTCAGTCATCGTCCACTCCCCGGGCGACGAGGGCGTCACCCATCGCGTCTGCGGTCCGCAGTGCGCGGACCAGAACGGGTGTGGCGAGCGCCGTCATCGACCACTGCAGCCCGCGGGCCTTGCGGGCCTGCGCCACCTCCTGCACGATCCCGGTGAGCAGCGGGATGCACCGGATCGTCAGTGCGAGCAGGAGTCCGATCCGGTCGGGATCGACCCCGAAGCGCCGCAGCGGCCCGAGTGCACGCGACACGGTGTCGAGCATGTCCGTCACCCGGGTGGTGAGCGTGACCAGGGCCGCGAGCGCGACCGAGATCAGCAGCACCCCGCACACGACGACGGCACGCGCGGGCGAGGTGATCCATACCTGGAACACGGCGATGATCAGCAACATCCACACCACCGGCCGCAACTGCGCGACCGCGACGGTCCACGGAATGCGGGCCACGGCGAACAGCAGGCCCACCACCACGACGACGACACCGACCTCGAGGGGGGTGCGCACGAACACGGTGGCCGCCAGGATCGACGCAATCAACAGCACCAGTTTCAGCCCGGCCGGCATGCGGTGCACCAGCGAGTCGCCCGGTCGGTACAGGCCGATCATTCGACCAGCTGGCGGTAGGCGGGGACGGCGTCTTCGGGGCTGCCGTCGAACGCGACGAGGCCGTCGTCGATGACGATGACCCGCTCGAAACTCTCCAGCAACGCCAGTTGGTGCGTCACGACGATCACCTGCTGATCCATCGAATCGAGCGCGTCGGCCACCACGCGGGCGTTGCGCAGATCCAGCAGCGTGGTCGGCTCGTCGGCGATGATCACCTCGGGCCTGCGGATGAGGACGGCACCGATCGCGAGCAACTGCTTCTGCCCGCCGGACAGCAGGTGCGCGGGATGCTCGGCATGCTTGTCGAGCCGGAACCGGACCAGGATCTCCTCGACGCGGGCCGCGATCTCCTGTTTGCTCAGACCGGAGCGGCGCAGCGAGAACGCCAGGTCCTCGGACACCGTGGGCATGACGATCTGGGTGTCGGGGTCGGTGAACACGAACCCCACCTTGCGCCGCACGTACGCACCTTTTTTGGCGGCGTCGACGCCGTCGACCGTGACAGTGCCGGAGGTGGGTTTCAGCAACCCGTTGATCATCCGTGCCAGCGTCGACTTGCCGGAACCGTTGGATCCGATGATGCCGACGCGGCGCTCCGAGAACCGCAGGTCGACGCCGCGCAGCACCTGGCGGTCACCGAAGGCGTGGCTCACCGAGTCGAAGACGATCTCGCTCACGACACGCGCTCCACCAACATCGCGATGCCCTGGCCGCCGCCGATGGCGCACGCCGCCAGCCCCAGTGCGGGACCGTTCTCCCGCAGCATCTGACTTGCCAAGCGCACCAACAGAATCGCCCCCGACGCACCCCACGGGTGTCCCATCGCGATGGCGCCGCCCTGCGGGCAGATCACGGATTCGTCCAGCCCGAGTTCGTCCGACACGGCCAGCACCACCGACGCGAACGCCTCGGTGATCTCCACGACGCCGAGATCGGCCACGTCGTGTCCGGTTCTCTTCAGGAGTTTGCGGATCGCGGGCACCGGGCCGAGGCCGGGCAGCGCCGGATCCGATCCCGCGACGGCCGAGCCGAGTACCCGCAGCGCCGGCAGTCCGGCCGCCAGTGCTTCGGTGGTCACCGCCAGCACCGCGGCGCCGTCCGAGATGCCGCACGAATTGCCCGCCGTGGCCGTCCCGCCGGCACCGAAGCTGGGGCGCAACCGTGCGAGCCGGGCCTCGGTCATGCCGGCGCGGATACGTTGATCCCGCGCGAGGCCACCGATCGGCACGATTTCCGACGAGAAGTCGGCCGCGGCCGCGAGGGTGTGCGACCGCGCCGCGTACGCATCCTGCCGTTCCCGGCTGATGCCGCGGGCCCGCGCCAGATCGTCCGCGGCCACGCCCATGTCGGGGTCGGAAAATTCCTGCGGCGCAAAGGGAGCACGGGTGTACCGCACCGGATCGGCGCCCGCGACCGGCGGCCAGAACCGCCACGGCGCGGTGCTCGCCGACTCGACGCCACCCGCCAGGATGAGGTCGTCGGCGCCGCTGCGCACGCGCAGCGCGGCCTGCATCACCGCGTCGAGTCCGGAACCGCACTGCCGATCGACGGTGACCCCCGGAACGTCCACGCCCAGCCCCGCCCGCAGGGCCGCGACCCGCGCCGGGTCACCACCCGGTCCGAGGCAGTTGCCGAGCACGACGTCGTCGACCTCCGCCTCGATCCCCACCCCTCGCAATGACGACAGGACGTCGCGCAGGACGGGGGCAGCCAGATCGGTGGTGGTCAGGTCGGCGAACCCGTGCCCGGCATTGCCGATCGGCGTCCGACGCGGCGCCACCAGTACAGGGACAGAGCTCATGCCAGCAAGTCTCTCACCCGACCCCGCGCGACCTTGCCACTGGCGGTGCGGGGCAGCGACTCGATCCGCACCCAGCGGCGGGGCAGCGCTTCCTTCGTCAGTACCCGGCGCGCTCGCGAGCGGACTTCCTCGATTTCTGCGGTGCCGTCCAGCTCGACCACGGCGGTGACCGTCTCCCCGAGCACCGAGTGCGGCGATCCGACCACGGCGGCCGCGCCGACACCGTCGACGGTTTCGAGGATGCGCTCGACGTCCTCGGCGACCACCGTGGTGCCGCCGACGTTGATCGCGGACTCGCCCCGGCCGCGGACCGTCAGCTCACCGTTCGCACCGAGTTCCGCCAGGTCGCCGACACCGAACCAGTCCGGCGCCCCGATCACGCTGTACGGGGAGCGGACGTAGAGCAGACCGTCGCGGATGTCGGCGTCGACGCCGTCCAGCAGCCGCAGCGGTTCGGGAACCCGCCGCGCGGCGACGAGGGAGAGTTCCGCGGCGCCGTAGTACTCGACGATCTCGATGCCGTCCGCCACCGCGCGGGCGCCGTCGTCCAGGGCGGTGCCGGCGACGACGGCCGTGCGCAGCTTCGGAGCCTTCCCCACCACCTCACGGAGGACGGCGGGGACGGCGTGCACCGCCGTCGCCTCCGACGGATCGTCGGTGACGCACGCGCCGCGCCACAGTGCGTGCACCGCGCCGAACAGGTGCATCGTGGCGTGCAGCGGACCGGTGATCAGCACGCGGTCCGCGGCGGAGATCCCGGTGATCGCGGTGAAGGCCGGGAAGCTGTCGAACCAGGACGCCGCGGTGCGGGCGAGGGGACGGGGCCTGCCCGTCGAGCCGGACGTGGCCACCAGTAGAAAGGCCGACGGCGGGATGTCCGCGCGGTCGGGGCGGGCCTCGGGGTTCTCGACGATCACCGTGGTTCCCCGCCGCGCGGCGGCGCAGACGCGGATCAACGCGTCCGGAACCGGCAACTCGGACGCGTCCGTGACGGATGAGCCTGCGCCGTGTTCGTCGATCCACTGCTCGATCGCACGGTCGAGTTGGGCGTACGTGTACGTGCGACCGCCGACGTCGAGGGCGGGCTGATCGCCGGCGCCGCCGAGTTCGGAACTCACGTACGAATCAGGCCCGGGTACGCGCGGTGCACACTCTTGGCGACGACGGTCGCGACGACGACCTTCAGCAGGTCGCCCGGGATGAAGGCGAAGTTGGTGGTGATGGCGGCGCCGACCCCCAGATCGGTGCGGAGCAGCAGTCCGACGGTGCCGAAGGCGTAGATGACGACGATCCCACCCAGTGCATTGATCAGCAGACCGGGGACCAGCGGGTACTTCGGCAGGATGCGGGCGGTGAGGAATCCGATGACCAGCGTCGCGGGAATCCAGCCGACGAGGTATCCGGCACTGGGCCCGGCGAGCGCGGTCAGTCCGGTGCGGCCACCGGACAGCAATGGGAGACCGATCAGGGTCAGCGCGAGGAAGACCGCGACGGCGGCGGTGCCCTTGCGGGCCCCGAGGACCGCGCCGGCGAGGATGACGCCGAGGGTCTGCAGCGTGATCGGCACGCCGCTGAATCCGACCGTGATCGCACCGGGCAACCCCAGGGCGGCGATCAGCGCGGCGAATACGGCGATCTGCGCCATGTCCCGGGCCGAAATTCCGAGCCTCGACACCCGAGCACTCCCCACATCTGTCACGACGACTCCTCTTGCTGCACACTTGAACGACGTTCAAGATAGCAGGTCGACGGTGCCTGCGGTGGGCCGGACTCCGCGGCCCCGCCCTCGTCGGGAGGTGTGCGTGCCCCGGACCGCGCCGCGCCGATGCCCGCCGCGACCACGAAGCCGATCCCGGCCACGGCCCACTGATCCGGAACCTGGTGCAACACGACGAGCCCGATGATCAGAGCGAACGCCGGTTCGAGGCTCATCAGGGTCCCGAACGCCGCCGTGGTGAGGCGGCGCAGGGCGAGCATCTCCAGGGTGAACGGCACGACCGGCAGCAGTATCGCCAGACCCAGCCCGAGGAGCAACAGTTCCGGTGTCATCTTCGCGAGCATCGACGGTCCGCCGACGACGGTCGCCACCACACCGGCGACCGGCATCGACACCGCCAGCCCGCTGACACCGGCAACTTCGTCGCCCACCCGCTGGGTCAGCACGATGTAGAGCGCCCAGCACCCGGCCGCACCGAGGGCGAACAGGATTCCGACGGGATCGACTCCCCCGGCCCACGGTTGCGTCAGGAGCACGACACCGACCGCCGCCAGCGCCGGCCACTTCAGGCTGCCCCGCCCGTGCAGGACGGCGACGCCGAGTGGACCGAGAAATTCCAGCGCACTCGCGGTGCCGAGTGGTATCCGCTGCACCGCGGCCATGAACAGCAAGGTCACCGCCGCCGTGACCACTCCGAGCAGCACACAGGCCACGAGGGACGACCGCGTGAACGCCTTCGGGCGGGGACGCACGATCACGACCAGCAGTACCCCGGCCCACGCCAGACGCAGCCAGGCGGCGCCGTCGGCACCGACGCGGTCGGACACGCCCACGGAGATCGCGAGCCCGATCTGCACGCACAGCATCGACGTGAGCGCCATCATCGCGCCGACATGAGGGGTGTTCCTGGTCATGCGAACATTGAAAACCCCGTCAACCGTTCACGTCCACGTGACTTTCATGGACACACCGTTCAGATATCACGGACAATGACACGATGGACACCCGACGCCTGCATCTCCTGCTCGAACTGTCACGACTCGGCTCCATGCGGGAAGTCGCGGAAACCCACCGGCTGACCACCTCCACGGTGTCCCAGCAGATCGCCGCCCTGGCGAAGGAAACGGGTGCGCAACTCGTCGAACCGGTGGGCCGACGGGTGCGGCTGACCCCGGCCGGACGCCGGTTGGCCGACCACGCCGTCA
It includes:
- a CDS encoding DMT family transporter, whose product is MTRNTPHVGAMMALTSMLCVQIGLAISVGVSDRVGADGAAWLRLAWAGVLLVVIVRPRPKAFTRSSLVACVLLGVVTAAVTLLFMAAVQRIPLGTASALEFLGPLGVAVLHGRGSLKWPALAAVGVVLLTQPWAGGVDPVGILFALGAAGCWALYIVLTQRVGDEVAGVSGLAVSMPVAGVVATVVGGPSMLAKMTPELLLLGLGLAILLPVVPFTLEMLALRRLTTAAFGTLMSLEPAFALIIGLVVLHQVPDQWAVAGIGFVVAAGIGAARSGARTPPDEGGAAESGPPQAPSTCYLERRSSVQQEESS
- a CDS encoding energy-coupling factor ABC transporter ATP-binding protein — protein: MSEIVFDSVSHAFGDRQVLRGVDLRFSERRVGIIGSNGSGKSTLARMINGLLKPTSGTVTVDGVDAAKKGAYVRRKVGFVFTDPDTQIVMPTVSEDLAFSLRRSGLSKQEIAARVEEILVRFRLDKHAEHPAHLLSGGQKQLLAIGAVLIRRPEVIIADEPTTLLDLRNARVVADALDSMDQQVIVVTHQLALLESFERVIVIDDGLVAFDGSPEDAVPAYRQLVE
- a CDS encoding biotin transporter BioY translates to MTDVGSARVSRLGISARDMAQIAVFAALIAALGLPGAITVGFSGVPITLQTLGVILAGAVLGARKGTAAVAVFLALTLIGLPLLSGGRTGLTALAGPSAGYLVGWIPATLVIGFLTARILPKYPLVPGLLINALGGIVVIYAFGTVGLLLRTDLGVGAAITTNFAFIPGDLLKVVVATVVAKSVHRAYPGLIRT
- a CDS encoding class I adenylate-forming enzyme family protein, with product MSSELGGAGDQPALDVGGRTYTYAQLDRAIEQWIDEHGAGSSVTDASELPVPDALIRVCAAARRGTTVIVENPEARPDRADIPPSAFLLVATSGSTGRPRPLARTAASWFDSFPAFTAITGISAADRVLITGPLHATMHLFGAVHALWRGACVTDDPSEATAVHAVPAVLREVVGKAPKLRTAVVAGTALDDGARAVADGIEIVEYYGAAELSLVAARRVPEPLRLLDGVDADIRDGLLYVRSPYSVIGAPDWFGVGDLAELGANGELTVRGRGESAINVGGTTVVAEDVERILETVDGVGAAAVVGSPHSVLGETVTAVVELDGTAEIEEVRSRARRVLTKEALPRRWVRIESLPRTASGKVARGRVRDLLA
- a CDS encoding thiolase family protein — translated: MSSVPVLVAPRRTPIGNAGHGFADLTTTDLAAPVLRDVLSSLRGVGIEAEVDDVVLGNCLGPGGDPARVAALRAGLGVDVPGVTVDRQCGSGLDAVMQAALRVRSGADDLILAGGVESASTAPWRFWPPVAGADPVRYTRAPFAPQEFSDPDMGVAADDLARARGISRERQDAYAARSHTLAAAADFSSEIVPIGGLARDQRIRAGMTEARLARLRPSFGAGGTATAGNSCGISDGAAVLAVTTEALAAGLPALRVLGSAVAGSDPALPGLGPVPAIRKLLKRTGHDVADLGVVEITEAFASVVLAVSDELGLDESVICPQGGAIAMGHPWGASGAILLVRLASQMLRENGPALGLAACAIGGGQGIAMLVERVS
- a CDS encoding AMP-binding protein; the encoded protein is MTELLAERIAARATENGDTVAVVSARETVDYGRFWTRVARTAAGLDGMDRLAVLPTSDVGSLVAVAAAMHAGVSVVLLHRHLLPGQLTRVLELAKPGAVVAAPNQHTRLRRLGFDGTIETAGSLESDGIARRAHPGAELLVGITSGTTGEPNLFVRNQRSWATTLDRSDTTFDIGSGDRVSVPGVLDHTHFLYGALHALTRGATVDLRPVTQSLLDAPTHLYSVPTIAWDVVRSGIGTVGSIREVLSSAARWPRTGREALQDVLPNASLVHFYGASELSFVSFDRGLGADDEHSVGELFDGVDVEIRDGLVYVRSDMLFDGYLTEDGVVDGPSDGWMTVGDRGRVVGTGLHLFGRATDTVIRAGLNVEPAAVEAALIALPGVVEAACIGVPDSRMGEAPAAAIVVDGAEPRSSDIWRHLRATLPSPSMPVQVLVVDSLPRTPRGKLDRPALAATLAASRDRNPA
- a CDS encoding energy-coupling factor transporter transmembrane protein EcfT yields the protein MIGLYRPGDSLVHRMPAGLKLVLLIASILAATVFVRTPLEVGVVVVVVGLLFAVARIPWTVAVAQLRPVVWMLLIIAVFQVWITSPARAVVVCGVLLISVALAALVTLTTRVTDMLDTVSRALGPLRRFGVDPDRIGLLLALTIRCIPLLTGIVQEVAQARKARGLQWSMTALATPVLVRALRTADAMGDALVARGVDDD